Proteins from a genomic interval of Rosa chinensis cultivar Old Blush chromosome 2, RchiOBHm-V2, whole genome shotgun sequence:
- the LOC112186095 gene encoding LOW QUALITY PROTEIN: SNW/SKI-interacting protein-like (The sequence of the model RefSeq protein was modified relative to this genomic sequence to represent the inferred CDS: inserted 1 base in 1 codon): MAALKELLPPAKSTAATYYDHSNDPWFKQRFSAAAEAEKAAVVKPKPVPPYQKRQGFVPRKVEDFGDGGAFPEIHIAQYPLGMGRDKSAKPGSKVLPVTVDSRGNISYDAIVKQNENSRKIVYSQHKDIVPKILKNEEDAMSEEEDEELQKEIEETTAETKAALEKIVNVRLSAAQPKNVATQSSDSKFIKYKPSQKSLAFNSGAKERIIRMVEMPVDPLEPPKFKHKRVPRASGSPPVPVLHSPPRPVSVKDQQDWKIPPCISNWKNPKGYTIPLDKRLAADGRGLQDVQINDNFAKLSESLYVAEQKARDAVELRSKVQREMMQKEKDRKEQELRALAQKARSERTGAAPPASFAMPSERAGMDTDRRGDYERPREKEMDYPKETREEKEQRLQREKIREERRRERERERRLEAKDAAMGKKSKITRDRDRDISEKVALGMASAGXRKRGEVMYDQRLFNQEKGMDSGFATDDQYNVYDKGLFTAQPTLSTLYRPKKDTDAEVYGGADEQLDKIMKTDRFKPDKGFSGASEKAGGRRDGPVEFEKDAEEADPFGLDQFLTEVKKGKKAMEKVGRGGTMKATAGSSMRDSSDVGSGRSRIGFERGGR, encoded by the exons ATGGCGGCTCTGAAGGAGCTACTTCCGCCAGCGAAATCAACCGCCGCCACTTATTATGACCACTCGAACGATCCGTGGTTCAAGCAGCGGTTCAGTGCAGCTGCCGAGGCCGAAAAGGCTGCTGTGGTGAAGCCCAAGCCTGTGCCTCCGTATCAGAAGCGTCAGGGTTTTGTTCCGAGGAAGGTAGAGGACTTTGGGGATGGCGGTGCGTTCCCAGAGATTCATATTGCTCAGTACCCGCTTGGCATGGGCAGGGACAAGTCGGCCAAGCCCGGGAGTAAGGTTCTTCCGGTGACTGTTGATTCGAGGGGGAACATTTCGTATGATGCTATTGTTAAGCAGAATGAGAATTCAAGGAAGATTGTGTATTCCCAGCATAAGGATATTGTGCCGAAGATTTTGAAGAATGAGGAAGATGCGATGAGtgaggaggaggatgaggagTTGCAGAAGGAGATTGAAGAGACGACAGCAGAGACAAAAGCTGCGCTTGAGAAGATTGTGAATGTGAGATTGAGCGCTGCGCAGCCGAAGAATGTAGCCACACAGTCGTCTGATTCAAAGTTTATCAAGTATAAGCCATCTCAGAAGTCATTGGCTTTTAATTCTGGTGCCAAGGAGAGGATTATTAGGATGGTGGAGATGCCTGTTGACCCACTTGAGCCTCCCAAGTTCAAGCATAAGCGTGTTCCAAGGGCTTCCGGGTCCCCACCTGTGCCAGTCCTGCATTCCCCTCCTCGGCCGGTGTCTGTGAAAGATCAGCAGGATTGGAAAATTCCGCCTTGCATTTCAAACTGGAAGAACCCAAAAGGGTATACAATCCCATTGGACAAACGTCTAGCTGCTGATGGGAGAGGCCTCCAAGATGTTCAGATTAATGATAATTTTGCAAAGCTTTCTGAGTCTTTGTATGTAGCAGAGCAGAAGGCTAGGGACGCAGTTGAATTGAGATCTAAAGTTCAGAGGGAGATGATGCAGAAGGAGAAGGATAGGAAAGAGCAGGAGCTGCGGGCTTTAGCTCAAAAAGCTCGTTCTGAGAGAACAGGAGCTGCACCCCCAGCTTCCTTTGCAATGCCTTCTGAGAGAGCGGGCATGGATACTGATAGAAGAGGGGATTATGAGCGTCCAAGGGAAAAGGAGATGGATTACCCGAAGGAGACAAGAGAGGAGAAAGAACAGAGGCTGCAGCGGGAGAAGATCCGTGAGGAGCGACGCCGAGAGAGGGAAAGGGAGAGAAGGTTGGAAGCCAAAGATGCTGCAATGGGAAAGAAGAGTAAAATTACAAGAGATAGGGATCGTGATATAAGTGAGAAGGTCGCCCTTGGCATGGCTTCTGCAG GCAGGAAGAGGGGAGAGGTTATGTATGACCAGAGGCTGTTCAACCAGGAGAAGGGAATGGACTCTGGGTTTGCTACTGATGACCAGTACAATGTTTATGACAAGGGCTTGTTCACTGCTCAGCCTACCTTGTCCACTTTATACAGGCCGAAGAAGGATACTGATGCTGAGGTGTATGGAGGGGCTGATGAGCAATTGGATAAGATTATGAAGACTGATCGCTTTAAACCTGACAAAGGATTCTCAGGAGCATCTGAGAAGGCTGGTGGTCGGAGAGATGGACcagttgaatttgagaaggatGCTGAAGAAGCTGATCCATTTGGTCTCGATCAGTTTTTGACAGAGGTAAAGAAGGGTAAGAAGGCCATGGAAAAAGTTGGCAGAGGGGGGACAATGAAAGCAACTGCTGGGTCTTCAATGCGAGATAGCTCTGACGTGGGTTCCGGAAGAAGTCGTATTGGGTTTGAAAGGGGGGGTCGCTAA
- the LOC112185936 gene encoding lachrymatory-factor synthase-like, translating to MEPTTQMAHDQQQPKWEGEARAELIGPKAEQVWPLLEDFFGLHKWFPTLTTCLPVQGVSGQPGCVRYCAGFKTPVDHESNQPEHLNWTKQELLSIDPSQLTFSYSIVDGNVGFNSYISTVRVVPKEDGCIIEWKYEVEPVEGWTLKDLDVFIGTGLQVMARRMEASLSKLQV from the coding sequence ATGGAACCTACTACCCAAATGGCTCATGACCAGCAACAACCAAAATGGGAAGGCGAGGCTAGGGCAGAGCTAATAGGCCCTAAAGCAGAACAAGTGTGGCCTTTGTTGGAGGACTTCTTCGGCCTACACAAGTGGTTCCCAACCCTAACCACTTGCCTTCCTGTACAAGGCGTATCCGGTCAACCAGGGTGCGTGCGCTATTGCGCCGGATTCAAAACTCCGGTTGATCATGAAAGCAACCAGCCGGAGCATCTGAACTGGACTAAGCAGGAGCTACTGTCCATAGACCCAAGCCAGCTGACGTTTAGCTATTCCATTGTAGACGGGAATGTCGGGTTCAACTCGTACATTTCGACTGTGCGAGTGGTGCCGAAGGAAGATGGATGCATCATTGAGTGGAAGTATGAGGTTGAGCCAGTGGAGGGGTGGACACTGAAGGATCTGGACGTGTTTATAGGCACTGGTTTGCAAGTCATGGCTCGCAGAATGGAAGCTAGCCTCTCCAAACTCCAAGTTTGA